The Deinococcus ruber genome segment GTGCACCGTGCTCCAGCGACAGCACCCGCATCGCGAAAGCAGCTGAACCGAGCATCAGCGCACTGGTGGTGCCGCCGTCAAGCCCCAGATACGCTGCCGCATGCAGCGATTCATAGGCAATCTCCAGCGGTTTCTTGCCCGCCGAAGCCAGCCTCTGAAACCAGCTCTGCCCCAGTTCGGCGGCGTCAGTACCGGGATTGCCGTCCAGATGAATGACGGCTCCGGCATGGCGTTCCAGTTCGGCAGCGCATTCCACCAGCACATCATGGTTCATCCGGGTGCCGTACAGGTCGCCGCAGAACTCCAGCCCTGCCAGCACGCGAATGCTCAGGAATACGCAGGTTTCGAACGCCGCCTCGTTGCTGGCTTGTACAGGATCGAAGAAGGGCGCGGCTGTCATGCGCCTAGCGTTGAGGTTCCCCCCTCGGTCGGTCCAGTCCGATTGCAAGGAAAGCGTACCTCAGCCCGCCTGTTTCAGGCGGGCGTACTCGTTGGGTGAGCGGTCCTCCAGAGAGCTGTGTGGACGAACCTCGTTGTAGTCCTGGTGCCAGGCAGCCACAATCAGTCGAGCCTGTGGCAGGGTCTGGAACCAGTGGAGGTTCAGGCACTCGTCCCTGACTCTGCCATTGAAACGCTCGATATAGGCGTTCTCAACCGGTTTTCCGGGCCGGTTGAAGTGCTGAATGATGCCGCGCTCGTGGGCCCACTGATCCAGAGCCCTGCTGATGAATTCTGGGCCGTTGTCGGTGACGATCATCGCTGGCTGAGCGCGCTCAGCCAGCACCGCTGTCAGAAGTCGGGCCACGTCTGCGCCGGTGATGGAAGTGCCAACGTGCATCACCAAACACTCCCGCGTGAAGTCGTCTACCACGTTCAGGACACGAAACCGTTGACCTGAAGCCAGCTGATCAGACATGAAATCCATGCTCCAGCGCTGATTGGCGGCAGAAACCGCTGGTTTCTGCCCCCGTTCACCTGCAGCCAGCTTCTTGCGGGCCTTGCGCCTCACGGCGAGGCCCTCAGCCCGATAGATCCGGTATACCCGTTTGTGGTTCACCTCTTGCCCTTCGCGTCTGAGTAGAACGTGGAGGCGACGGTACCCGAAGCGAGGTCGTTCGAGCGCCAGGATACGAAGCCGAGTCTTCAAGGCCTCATCCTTTTCTTCTCCAGGGCTGTTGTGCCTTTGGGTGGAGCGCCAGAAGCCCAGCTGGCGACACGCCCGCCGTTCCGTCACCCCGAAGCGCTGCCGCACAAAGCCCACCACCTGCCGTTTCAACGGCGTCTGGGACTGTGGCGTCGCGTCGGGGTTCACCATTTTTTTGCGACCACCTCTTTCAACACCTGATTGTCAAGGGAGAGGTCAGCGACCAGCTTCTTCAGGCGGCGATGTTCTTCCTCCAGGAGACGAAACCGTTTGGTCTCGTCTTTGGTCATCCCGCCGTATTTTGCCTTCCATCTGTGGATCGTGCTGACCGCGACTCCATGGAGCCGCGTGAGTTCAGCAAGCGGTTGGCCTGCGTCGACCTGCCCGAGGATCTCCAGAATCTGCGGCTCGGTGTACCGTGTTCCTTTCATTGCCCCTCCTGATTGCCCATCTTGTCGCAATCGGAATGGACCTAGAAACGGGGGTCACGTCAGCGTGACGCACCGCCTGCGCGGCGTCAAGGCTTCTGGGGCGCTGCTCTGACAAATCTACCGATCTACTCGGCACATTCAATCGCAAGACCCAGAGTAGTTCATCTGATTCCGGATGGGCCAACTTTTCCATGTACCGGATTACTCGGCATTTTGGGCTAAAAATACCGGATTACTCGGCATTTTCAGCAATCTGCTGTCCGGAAAATCGCTCGGGAAGTACTGGATTACTCGGCATATTTGTACCGGATTACTCGGCATATTTGTACCGGATTACTCGGCATATTTGTACCGGATTACTCGGCATATTTGTACCGGATTACTCGGCATATTTTTTCAGAAAGTACCGGATTACTCGGCATATTCGACCCTAAAATACCGGATTACTCGGCATATTAGAGGGCAATAATCCCGTGTTTTAGGGATTTTGCGAAATTCTCTTGTTGTTGATCATCTAGGAGTTAAATCAAAAGAAGTTAAAGATTTGAAAAAAACAAACAACAAGGGGGCAGGAGCGACGAGCGGCACCGCTTCCGGTGGCTGGACTGTGTATACTCATCGGCACCATGGCCCGCAAGGTGAGCAAGTTGCAGCTCAACCCGAAACCATCCGGCGAAATCCGGCAGTTTGACGAGACCAATCTGGCACGACTTGGCCTGATCAGCGCACAGGAGCGCATTGCATCCAGTTACACCACCTGGAAGACGGCTTACGACGTCAACGGTCATGACGGTGAACTGTCTTGTTTCTCACCTGCGGAGGTCGGCGGTGTGCCGCACGGTGTGGACGGCGATTTCGTGACTGCGCTCAACACCCTGTATCTGGAACAGGGAGCACCAGTTGATGCTCTTGTGCATACCACCGCCTATCAACTCATCCAAAGGGCAGGGTTCGAAGACAATGGTGCGTCGAACGAAAGGCTTGCAGAGTCACTGCGGCGGTTACGGGTTGCGGAGTACGTGATTGGCCGTGCATGGCGGCGACGTGGGGAAGAGGGCAACGGTTGGGCGAGTGTCGCCTTTTCGTACATCAGCCAGATTCGTCAGAGCACACCGGAACACCGCGACCTGAGCCGAGGCACCACGCTGAGTATTCAGCTCGCCGACCCGGTTGCTGAGAGCATTCGTAACCAGTACATCCATCCGCTTGATCTGGAGTTTCAGGTTACGCTGAAACGTCCGCTCACACGGGCGCTGTACCGCCTGCTGAACGCCCGGCGATACAGCGAACAGGATCAGCTGAACCCTATCGCTCAGTTCACCGTCTTGGTATCCGACTGGGCACGTGACTGCAAGCTGACTGAAGTGATTACCGCCCGAATCAAGCGGAATCTGGAGGAAGCGCATCAGGAACTGATTCGGCGGCAGTACCTGGCGGATGTCATCTTCGAGGGACGCGGCAGCAAGGCAACCATCATCTACGTTTACGGCGATGTGGGTACCGCGCAACAGAGTGTGCAGGTCACACCAGATTCACCGTTGGTTCAGACGTTGATCGAACAGCAGGTGGCGCGGAATGTGGCGGTCAAGCTGATCAAAGACTACGGCGAGGCACACGTATATGCCCGGCTGGAACGCTTCGCCACCCTGATTGCCTCTGGATATCAGCCGCGCCAGTCGGGTGCCCTGTTGGTAGACATCATCAAGGATCAGGAAGGCAAATACGGCGACGGGACAGGCATAGTCTCAGTCCAGAAAGTTGCCACAAAACCCAGACAAGGAACCCAGCAGACTGCCAGCAGAAATGCGCCACGCCACGACAGCACTGACGCCGAGGATGCCAGGGAAGAGGCGGAATTTCGGGCCTTGCCGCTTGAAGAGCAGGCGGCCCGCACGGTATCGGCTCTCAAGATGATTCTGCGGTCTTAGGCAGGCGACGGCATTCTGATGCGCCTTCAGTCAGCTCTGGTGGCCGGTCAACTCGATGGACGCGACCTGTTGCGGCAGGCGGGCCGTGCAGCTCTCGAAATGAATCTGCAAGCGTTTGTCGAAGATCTGCGCCAACTTGTCGGTCGCAGCTCCTGAATCCGATGATTCGACCTGATCGCCTGCCACAGTTGCCCTATACTGCCCCTCACGTGCCCTTTCCTGCCTCAGCAAAGTAGAGAGGGTATAAAAACCGAAAAACCGTTAGAAGGCAAACTTCCTAAGGCCCTCCTTGACCTTCCTGTGAGGAAATGGGCTATAGGATCTCTACGATGATCCGGATGTCGAGGCGGACGGGCCGACCCCTGCCTATAACTCATAAAATTTGCGCCAGGGAAAACTGCTTCCCTGGCGTCATTCGGTGTTGAAAGCGGGTGGCTGAGATTACAGCGGCAGGCGTTCGCGCACGCGGGGGGCCACCTCGGTTCCCAGGAGCGTGATGGCCCGCTGCATCCGTTCGTGAGTCAGAAGCACGTTGGTCATCTGAAACGTGACGCGCGATACGCCGCCCAGCACATCGCTCAGGTTCAGAACCTTCTGCGCCACCGTCTGGGCATCACCGATCAGGAACGCTCCGCCCGGCCCGGCAGTGGCCTCGAACTGCTCGCGGGTGGGTGGTCGCCAGCCGCGCTCGCGGCCCCGTTCGGCCATCATGCGGTGGTAGCCGGGATAGAACTCGTTCAGGGCCTGTGCGGTGCTGTCGGCCACGTACCCGAACGCATGAACGCCGACTCTGAGAGTGGCGGGGTCGTGGCCAGCCTCGTGTCCAGCCTGCCGGTAAAGGTCAACCAGAGGCCGGAACTGCCGGAAGCTGCCGCCGATGATGGCGATCATCAGCGGGAGGCCCAGCGTTCCAGCGCGTGCAAACGAGGCAGGTGTGCCGCCTACTCCCAGCCAGATGGGAAGCTGCACCTGCACCGGGCGCGGGTAAACGCCCTGTCCGGTCAGCGGAGCGCGGTGACGGCCCGACCAGTGAAGGTGTGTGTGGTCGCGCAGTTGCAGCAGCAGGTCGAGTTTTTCCTGAAACAGCGAATCGTAGTCGTGGAGATCGTGGCCGAACAGGGGATACGCCTCGACTGACGATCCTCGTCCAGCCACGATCTCGGCCCGACCACGCGACAGCAGGTCGAGAGTGGCGAACTGCTGAAAGACGCGCACTGGATCATCGGCACTCAGAACCGTCACTGCACTGGTCAGGCGGATATGCTGAGTGCGGGTGGCTGCCGCCGCGAGAATCAGCGTAGGGGCGGAGTCCAGGCTATCAGGGCGGTGGTGCTCCCCGATACCGAAGGAATCGAGACCCACCTGATCGGCCACGATGATCTGTTCGACCAGATCGTTCAGCTGGTCGGCAGCTCCGAGTGTTTTTCCGGTCAGCGGATCTAAAACGATGGCAGCGAAATTATCGACACCGAGTTCGATTGAGCCAGGATTGACGGGGGCGGGGTGCATGATATTCCTCCAGGCGAGCCAGATAAGCCGCGCAGTACGTCCAGAACTGTAGCAGGTGGCAGGGGGCTGTCTATGTACGAATACCAGTCCCTTTCCGAGGTTCTCTGACAGACAGTACGTGTGTTATTACCATGCCATGCTGGGAGAGTAGGAATATAAGATTCCCAAATAGTTTGAAAAACCAGTAGATAATTGTTTAGAACCTTCTCGTATTTAAAGTACGTCGAGCGATTTGAAACGATCATGGTACTTGTCTGAAATGGCGGAAGATCGCAGAAGAAAGATCGCAGAAGCCTGACAGAGCGGGAGGCAAAACACAGAATGTTAGGATCTTCCTGGTCTGCCTAAGTCTTAGACACAACAAAAACCCATCTTGAAGGGTAAGATGTTGTAGAGCGGACGATTTTTTGAGTCAGTAGGTCAGTTAATTTTGGTCTGGAAGAAGAAGGTACCGATAGTGAGCGTAGTGACACTGACTGCCGGAATTCCAGACGCTGCCAGGTCGAAGGTCAGAGTGCTGCTCGTCAAGGTGCCTGCGCCGCTGTCGATGGCATTAGTCAGATTGGTGACGCCGGTGGATTTCGCTGTGTTTTCTGCAACCGTCACTCTGCTAGCTGGATAATTGCTGCTATTGTTCGTGGCGTAAGCCCTCAGACCGCTGTGCTGTTGCTCTGCACCGAGTCGGTAATCTTGGAGCCATACCACCTGTGTTGCTGTAGATGATGCAGTATTCCAGCACGTCTCTTAGCAGGCCCGTGAGAGCGGTGACGGTGAAATTGAAGTCTGGGGCGGCAGGAGTGGCGTCGGGCGCTGCCGCGATTCGCTGGAACTTCGTCAGAATGATGGTGGGTTTGGCTCTGGAGTTGGTGTCGTTGTACACGACGGTCGTGTCTGCCGCCGCAATGGTCAGGGTATTGGCTGTTGTAGGGCCATTTGTACCGCTCAGAGCCGTTGCGTTGCCCGTGCAGTTCAGCACAGCACCATAATTCATACTCGATCCGGCGGTGAAGCTCTCGGCCGCGAGTGTCCCAGTCTCACCGGCATAGACCGTGGCAGCTAGCCCACTGTCGGTATTGTCTGCGGCTGTGGCAGTCGAGGTCAGTACCGATGCGTTGTTGGTAAAGCCTGTGGTGGCTGGGAGGCTGATGTTGTCGCCTGCAATGCTGTTAGCAGCCCAGACCTTCTGCAGCTGGAGGGTCCTATTTTTGCGCGTATTGGTCAGCGTACACGTGATGGCATCATTGCCGTTGGGTATAACGGTATAACTCTGGCCCACTCCGGAGGGGATGTAGTAGGGCAGCGCAGAACTGCTTCCCGCTGCCGTAACCTCGGTCATCGTATAGGTCGTTCCAACGGCCAGTGTCACCGCACCGGTCGACCCACTCGTCACAATCGTTCCGCTGTCCGCTGTGGTGACACTGGCCGTCGTAGTCACCGTTCTGATCTGAACCGTGAACTGATCGGCGGCGTTGGCGCGTTTAGGTGCCGCGACGGCGCTACTCAGCATCAGGGTGGGCTGGGCGAGATGCGTGTAGGTTGCAGATGCCTTGAGGGAGAGCCAGAGGATGTCGGCCTCGGAACAGGGTGATGAGCAGAAAGCGACGACCTCCAGATGAGAGATGGGAAGCCCTGTCATTTGCTTTCTCATCTTCTGATGTGCGGTTTGCAGGTTTGAAAGATAATAGGGACGCTTTCCTGGGCTGTAAGAAAAATGTGGAACAGCAGGTCAATAATGACATCAATTCGTTCAGGATAGCTCTCGGCGAAGAGAGGTGATGAATCCTACTCTGTAATTCGGGCACTTCGGGTAGGAGGAGCGAGTGGTGCGACCAACTTTCAAGAGATGTTAGAAAACACATCTCTTATGAATCTCAACAGAGTCCACTTAGGAGAGGTAATATCAAAATTATTTGTCAATTTTAAAGTTAATCTAAATAAGCTTGGTTTTTCAGTAAAGAAAACAATCTAGATCTCAGATTCTAATATTATTCAAATAGCAGATAATTATTACGAAAATCGTCATATATAGAAAAAATATGATACATGATTCGGTGAAAAGCATATATAAGAGACAAATATACAAAGTTTTTGAAGGCGAATACATCTTGGAGGCAAGAAGCAAATAAGCTAGATTTATCCACCTGAAAATGTGTTAACTTTGAGTAGATAAACTGAAAGTTTCAATATGAGGCGCTAGTATTTACATTAGACTCACGTTTATTCAAATTAAATATATGTTCATTGCATAAAAGATTGCGTCGAACGCATGCACAGGGTAAACCCAGTTGTGTGGAGGAGTAACAATGTCACTTTCTATCGGAGACCGCAGATTGGGTGCGATGCTACTCGAACAGGGCTACGTCAACGATTCCGATCTGCAGCGCGCCCTTGATCGACAGATTGAAATTGGGGGGAGACTGGCAGATATTTTGGTGGATGGCGGCGTGGTAGGCGAAAAGCGCATTGCTCACGCCATCGAGGAAGCGCTGGGGATTCCACTGGTCGATCTGACGAGTCTCGATCCCAGTCCGGTTGCCCTCCGGAGTCTCAAGGCTCAGATTGCCGAATCGGCACAGGCCTTCCCCTTCGCGCTGGATGGTGACACGCTGCGGGTGGCCTTCGTCGATCCGCTGAGCAGCCTGACGCTCGAAATTGTCGAGGATGCCAGCGGTCTGAACATCGAGCTGTATCAGGCACTGCGCGAACAGGTGCAGTGGGCCATTGCGCTGTATTACCCGGAACTCGGCCGCAGCGCTCCAATGCCTGCCAGTCTAACGGCGGTACAGGGGACCTTTCTGGGACAGCGGCTGATCATCAATGGTCATCTGCGAGAAGATCAGCTCAAGGTTGCTCTCGAACAGCAGAGTTATGGCGGCGAGGCAATCGGTTCGATTCTGCTGCGCCTGGAGATGATCACCGAGGATCAGCTGTACGAGGCCCTCGCCGAGCAGGCCGGAACCACCTACGTTCCTGACCTCAGCGGGTATGAACCAGAGGTGGACGTGCTGGGGCTGCTGTTGCGGGTCGATGCGTTGCAACTGTCGGTGGTGCCACTGGAAGATCGGGGCCTGGAAGTTCAGGTGATTGGCAGTGACCAGCGTCGGCAGCAGGATATCGAGGCGCTGCTGGGGCGACCGGTCGAGATGCTGCTGGGCCGCCCCGCCGATGTCGAGGCCCTGATCGAGCGCTGTTACCCGCAGAACGGGCGGCTGGGCGAACAGATGCTGCGCCAGGGGTCGCTGTCGCGCTCACAGCTGCGCGAGGCCTTGCAGGTGCAGGCCCGCAGCGGCAAGGTCAAGCCGCTCGGTGAGGTGATCGTCGATCTGGGCTTTGCCAGCAGTGAGGAGATCGATCAGGCCTTGCAGAAGCAGACCGCGGGCGGCGGCCGTCTGGAAGACACCCTGGTGCAGTCCGGCAAACTCAGCCCCGAGATGCTCGCCCGCTCGCTCGCCTCTCAGCTCGGCTACGAGTTCCTCGATCCCGTCCAGAGTCCCCCTGACCCCAAAGTGGCGCTTTTAATCAATGAATCGACCGCCCGGCGGTACACGGTGGTGCCGATGCGCTTACAGGGGAACGCGCTGGTGGTGGCGATGAAAGACCCGCGCAACGTGTTCGCGCTGGACGATCTGCGGCTGATCAGCGGGCGCGACATCATCCCGGCGGTGATGGCCGAGAAAGACATCGTGCGCCTGATCGAGCGCTACTTCGGCTCGGCCGACATGGTGCAGCTCAACGAGCGCCTGGTGCAGGAAAGCCGCACCCGCGACCGGGAACGCGAGTCGCAGGTCGACACCACCGATCTGGACGACAACGCGGTGGTGCGGGTGGTGGACAACATCATCCGCGAGGCGGCCCTCCAGGACGCCTCGGACATCCACATCGAGCCGACCGAACACCATCTGCGGGTGCGCTACCGCATCGACGGCACGCTGCGCGACCACATGGAGCTGCCCAAAGGCTCGGCGCAGAGCGTGCTGGCCCGTATCAAGATCCTGGGACAGCTGGACATCGCCGAGCGGCGCATTCCGCAGGACGGGCGGCTGCGGTTTCGCAAGGGCAGCATCGATCTGGATCTGCGCCTGAGCACGCTGCCCACGGTGTACGGGGAAAAAGCGGTGATGCGCCTGCTGCAGAAGGCCCACAACATCCCGGAAGTCGAGCAGCTGGGCTTATCGGAGCACAACTTCCAGCGCTTCAGCGATCTGATCGAGAAACCCAACGGGATCTTTCTGATCACCGGGCCGACCGGCTCGGGCAAGTCGTTTTCCAGCTTCAGTATTCTCAAGCGCATCGCGCGGCCTGAGAAGAACACCACCACCATCGAAGACCCGGTGGAGTACGAGATTCCCGGCATCAACCAGTCGCAGGTCAACCCGGTGGCCGGGTTGACGTTTGCCCGCGCGTTGCGGGCCTTCCTGCGCCAGGACCCCGACATCATCTTCGTGGGCGAGATCCGCGACGCCGAAACCGCCAAGATCGCCACCGAAGCCGCGCTCACCGGCCACCTGGTGCTGGCCACCCTGCACACCAACGACGCGCCGGGCGCGGTGACGCGCCTGGAAGAGATGGGGGTGGAGAACTTCAACATCGGCGCGTCGTTGATCGGGGTGCTGGGCCAGCGACTGGTGCGCAAGGTGTGCCCCGACTGCAAGACGCCGACCAATGCCGACCCGGACGTGCTGCGCCGCCTGGGGCTGAACGACAAGGAACTGCGCGGGGCGACGCTGTTCCGGGGCGCGGGGTGCCCGCGCTGCGGAGGCACCGGGTACAAGGGACGCATGGGCATTCACGAACTGATGGTGATCGACGAACCGCTGCGCCGGGCGATCGGCAAGGGCGAACCGGCCAGCGAACTGCGCGAGATCGCCACGTCGCAGAGCAGCATGAAGACCCTGCGCCAGGACGGCATCGAAAAGGCCATGCTCGGCATCACCACCCTCGAAGAAGTCCTCGCCGTCACCAGCGCGTAATCCACATGTCCGAACGTCAGCAGCTGGCCGGTTCCTGAGCAACTCCCTGTTCGGCACCTTCCATGACATGGGCGTTACATTTCCCCGTAAAGCTGCCTGCATGCTGAAACGCCAGATGCTGTCGCTGCTTCCTGTCCTGCTGCTCGCCGCGTGTGCCCCCGCTCAGATGGGCAGAACAGGCGCTGCGAATTCGGATGTGCTGTTTACCTTCAGCACCGTGGGAGACAGCCGGGAAGACCCCACCACCGAGGGTCTGAGCGCTCAGAACAAGCTGTGGCTTCAGAACACCCGCGCCTGGAGCCGCATCATGAACGAGGCCAACGCTCAGGGTGCAGAGGCGCTGTTCTTCAACGGCGACATGATCATGGGATACACGACCGACCGCGTGACGCTCGACCGGCAGTACGCCTTCTGGCGCGGAATGGCCGCCACGCTGATGGAGCGCGGCACCTACGTGATGCCGGTCGCGGGAAATCATGAGGTGCAGGAGAAGGGCACCGACGCGGCGGGCAAGGGCATCAAGCTGGCGCGTGTGGGCAACGAGGAAGCGTGGCGTGCCAACATGGGCGACCTGATCATGGATGCTGGCCGGTGGAAGACCCTGACCGGACTCGACGCCAGCGCCTTCGATCCGGCCAATACCCCGGTGGCGGGCGGAGCAGACAAGGTCAGCACCGATCAGGCCCAGCTGACCTACAGCTTCGATGCGGGCGGCTCGCATTTCGCGGTCATCAATACCGACGCGGTGGGCTGGGACAGCCACGCGCCTGCCGCCTGGCTCGCCCGTGACCTGGCAGCGGCCAAGGCGAGGGGCGCGGCGCACATCTTCGTGTTCGGCCACAAGCCCGCTTACACCTACAAGTACAACGACAAGGTGCCAGCGGGCGGCATCGACACCGATCCCGAAAACCAGCAGGCCTTCTGGAACACCATCGAGACGTACAACGCCACGTATTTCAGCGGCCATGAGCACATCTATCACGCCGATCAGCCGACCAGGGCGCAGGGTGGAAAGGCGTGGCAGGTGATCGTGGGATCGGGCGGCAGCCCCTTCGAGGCCAAGCCGGGCGACAGCCAGAACCCGCAGGACCGCATGTACGCCTGGGTCACGGTACAGGTGATGAAAAGCGGGCAGGTGCATGTCGATGCCTATGGGTTCAATGACCAGTACGGCCCCACCCAGAAACTGGCGAGCTGGAATCTCTGACAGACGCCTGCTGATCGAGCAGAGGCGGTTTTCCGGTTCAGTGGTCTGCGGTCTGCTTGAGCGCCCCCGGTTTGTCATAGACGGCGAGGCGCTCGATCAGGGTTGCAGACGCTTCATTCAGTCCTGTCAGCGAAACCGGAATGCCCAGGTGCCTGTATTTCAGCATCACCTTGTCGAGCGCTCCGACCGCCGAGCCGTCCCAGAAATGGGCGTGCGTCAGATCGATCTCTACGCAGCTCGCCGGGTGGGTGAAGTCGAACTGGTGCAGAAAGTCGTGCGTACTGACAAAGAA includes the following:
- a CDS encoding IS3 family transposase (programmed frameshift) produces the protein MKGTRYTEPQILEILGQVDAGQPLAELTRLHGVAVSTIHRWKAKYGGMTKDETKRFRLLEEEHRRLKKLVADLSLDNQVLKEVVGKKMVNPDATPQSQTPLKRQVVGFVRQRFGVTERRACRQLGFWRSTQRHNSPGEEKDEALKTRLRILALERPRFGYRRLHVLLRREGQEVNHKRVYRIYRAEGLAVRRKARKKLAAGERGQKPAVSAANQRWSMDFMSDQLASGQRFRVLNVVDDFTRECLVMHVGTSITGADVARLLTAVLAERAQPAMIVTDNGPEFISRALDQWAHERGIIQHFNRPGKPVENAYIERFNGRVRDECLNLHWFQTLPQARLIVAAWHQDYNEVRPHSSLEDRSPNEYARLKQAG
- a CDS encoding LLM class flavin-dependent oxidoreductase, with translation MHPAPVNPGSIELGVDNFAAIVLDPLTGKTLGAADQLNDLVEQIIVADQVGLDSFGIGEHHRPDSLDSAPTLILAAAATRTQHIRLTSAVTVLSADDPVRVFQQFATLDLLSRGRAEIVAGRGSSVEAYPLFGHDLHDYDSLFQEKLDLLLQLRDHTHLHWSGRHRAPLTGQGVYPRPVQVQLPIWLGVGGTPASFARAGTLGLPLMIAIIGGSFRQFRPLVDLYRQAGHEAGHDPATLRVGVHAFGYVADSTAQALNEFYPGYHRMMAERGRERGWRPPTREQFEATAGPGGAFLIGDAQTVAQKVLNLSDVLGGVSRVTFQMTNVLLTHERMQRAITLLGTEVAPRVRERLPL
- a CDS encoding replication initiator protein A, whose translation is MARKVSKLQLNPKPSGEIRQFDETNLARLGLISAQERIASSYTTWKTAYDVNGHDGELSCFSPAEVGGVPHGVDGDFVTALNTLYLEQGAPVDALVHTTAYQLIQRAGFEDNGASNERLAESLRRLRVAEYVIGRAWRRRGEEGNGWASVAFSYISQIRQSTPEHRDLSRGTTLSIQLADPVAESIRNQYIHPLDLEFQVTLKRPLTRALYRLLNARRYSEQDQLNPIAQFTVLVSDWARDCKLTEVITARIKRNLEEAHQELIRRQYLADVIFEGRGSKATIIYVYGDVGTAQQSVQVTPDSPLVQTLIEQQVARNVAVKLIKDYGEAHVYARLERFATLIASGYQPRQSGALLVDIIKDQEGKYGDGTGIVSVQKVATKPRQGTQQTASRNAPRHDSTDAEDAREEAEFRALPLEEQAARTVSALKMILRS
- a CDS encoding ATPase, T2SS/T4P/T4SS family, giving the protein MSLSIGDRRLGAMLLEQGYVNDSDLQRALDRQIEIGGRLADILVDGGVVGEKRIAHAIEEALGIPLVDLTSLDPSPVALRSLKAQIAESAQAFPFALDGDTLRVAFVDPLSSLTLEIVEDASGLNIELYQALREQVQWAIALYYPELGRSAPMPASLTAVQGTFLGQRLIINGHLREDQLKVALEQQSYGGEAIGSILLRLEMITEDQLYEALAEQAGTTYVPDLSGYEPEVDVLGLLLRVDALQLSVVPLEDRGLEVQVIGSDQRRQQDIEALLGRPVEMLLGRPADVEALIERCYPQNGRLGEQMLRQGSLSRSQLREALQVQARSGKVKPLGEVIVDLGFASSEEIDQALQKQTAGGGRLEDTLVQSGKLSPEMLARSLASQLGYEFLDPVQSPPDPKVALLINESTARRYTVVPMRLQGNALVVAMKDPRNVFALDDLRLISGRDIIPAVMAEKDIVRLIERYFGSADMVQLNERLVQESRTRDRERESQVDTTDLDDNAVVRVVDNIIREAALQDASDIHIEPTEHHLRVRYRIDGTLRDHMELPKGSAQSVLARIKILGQLDIAERRIPQDGRLRFRKGSIDLDLRLSTLPTVYGEKAVMRLLQKAHNIPEVEQLGLSEHNFQRFSDLIEKPNGIFLITGPTGSGKSFSSFSILKRIARPEKNTTTIEDPVEYEIPGINQSQVNPVAGLTFARALRAFLRQDPDIIFVGEIRDAETAKIATEAALTGHLVLATLHTNDAPGAVTRLEEMGVENFNIGASLIGVLGQRLVRKVCPDCKTPTNADPDVLRRLGLNDKELRGATLFRGAGCPRCGGTGYKGRMGIHELMVIDEPLRRAIGKGEPASELREIATSQSSMKTLRQDGIEKAMLGITTLEEVLAVTSA
- a CDS encoding metallophosphoesterase family protein, producing MLKRQMLSLLPVLLLAACAPAQMGRTGAANSDVLFTFSTVGDSREDPTTEGLSAQNKLWLQNTRAWSRIMNEANAQGAEALFFNGDMIMGYTTDRVTLDRQYAFWRGMAATLMERGTYVMPVAGNHEVQEKGTDAAGKGIKLARVGNEEAWRANMGDLIMDAGRWKTLTGLDASAFDPANTPVAGGADKVSTDQAQLTYSFDAGGSHFAVINTDAVGWDSHAPAAWLARDLAAAKARGAAHIFVFGHKPAYTYKYNDKVPAGGIDTDPENQQAFWNTIETYNATYFSGHEHIYHADQPTRAQGGKAWQVIVGSGGSPFEAKPGDSQNPQDRMYAWVTVQVMKSGQVHVDAYGFNDQYGPTQKLASWNL